In a genomic window of Diadema setosum chromosome 3, eeDiaSeto1, whole genome shotgun sequence:
- the LOC140226588 gene encoding uncharacterized protein: MRCEICDLEMMSHVGYVRHLEAIHSTTLTIRCEVCNTEMQDRWDMNRHYNRTHPDRRDEGNYLRFQLATRAYQLRWERDRHTAEDRRWSSKGGGLAALIDEMERDLKEQKERERKKDEDKQKAEKEKKDREEKEKKRKDEAKQKAEKEKKDREEKEKKRKDEAKQKAEKEKKDREEKEKKRKDEAKQKAEKEKKDREEKEKKRKDEAKQKAEKEKKDREEKEKKRKDEAKQKAEEKKDREEKEKKRKDEAKQKAEKEKEKKRKDEAKQKAEKEKKDREEKEKKRKDEAKQKAEKEKKDREEKEKKRKDEAKQKAEKEKKDREEKEKKRKDEAKQKAEREEKEMEEKAKEKATLQAEKEKKEMEEKVWKEAIRQAEKEKKDREEKTREEARLQAEKEKKDREEKAREEARLQAEKEKKEREEKVWKEAIRQAEKEKKDREEKAREEARLQAEKEKKEREEKSREEARLQAEKEKKEREEKAREEARLQAEKEKKEREEKAKEEAKLEAGVETEERESDNPRKRKLVAYLSDNADDEEDELVISVKRPRIGFRVVKKVTVESEWYTEVYGQVHLMKRVVETTFPETMPANSEE, translated from the coding sequence ATGAGGTGCGAAATATGTGATCTTGAGATGATGAGCCATGTAGGCTACGTCCGTCATCTGGAAGCTATTCACAGTACGACGCTGACAATAAGGTGTGAGGTCTGTAATACAGAGATGCAGGATCGTTGGGACATGAACCGCCACTATAATCGCACTCACCCTGACAGACGGGATGAGGGAAACTACTTGAGGTTTCAATTGGCAACGAGGGCATACCAGCTTCGTTGGGAGAGGGACCGGCACACTGCAGAGGACAGACGGTGGAGTTCCAAGGGAGGGGGACTAGCAGCACTAATTGATGAAATGGAGAGAGATCTGAAGGaacaaaaggagagagaaaggaagaaggaCGAAGATAAGCAGAAggcagagaaggagaagaaagacagggaggagaaggaaaagaagagaaaggacgAAGCCAAGCAGAAggcagagaaggagaagaaagacagggaggagaaggaaaagaagagaaaggacgAAGCCAAGCAGAAggcagagaaggagaagaaagacagggaggagaaggaaaagaagagaaaggacgAAGCCAAGCAGAAggcagagaaggagaagaaagacagggaggagaaggaaaagaagagaaaggacgAAGCCAAGCAGAAggcagaaaaggagaagaaagacagggaggagaaggaaaagaagagaaaggacgAAGCCAAGCAGAAGGCAGAGGAGAAGAAAGAcagggaggagaaggaaaagaagagaaaggacgAAGCCAAGCAGAAggcagagaaggagaaagaaaagaagagaaaggacgAAGCCAAGCAGAAggcagagaaggagaagaaagacagggaggagaaggaaaagaagagaaaggacgAAGCCAAGCAGAAggcagagaaggagaagaaagacagggaggagaaggaaaagaagagaaaggacgAAGCCAAGCAGAAggcagagaaggagaagaaagacagggaggagaaggaaaagaagagaaaggacgAAGCCAAGCAGAAGGCAGAGAGGgaggagaaagaaatggaagaaaagGCAAAGGAGAAAGCCACCCTTCAggcagaaaaggagaagaaagaaatggaagagAAGGTATGGAAGGAAGCCATACGACAggcagaaaaggagaagaaagacagGGAAGAAAAGACAAGGGAGGAAGCCAGACTCCAggcagaaaaggagaagaaagacagGGAAGAAAAGGCAAGGGAGGAAGCCAGACTCCAggcagaaaaggagaagaaagaaagggaagagaAGGTATGGAAGGAAGCCATACGGCAggcagaaaaggagaagaaagacagGGAAGAAAAGGCAAGGGAGGAAGCCAGACTCCAggcagaaaaggaaaagaaagaaagggaagaaaagtCAAGGGAGGAAGCCAGACTCCAggcagaaaaagagaagaaagaaagggaagaaaaggCAAGGGAGGAAGCCAGACTCCAggcagaaaaagagaagaaagaaagggaagaaaaggCAAAGGAGGAAGCCAAGCTAGAGGCAGGAGTAGAGACAGAGGAGAGAGAGTCGGACAATCCAAGAAAGAGAAAGTTAGTGGCTTACCTTTCTGACAATGCCGACGATGAGGAGGATGAACTTGTGATCAGTGTTAAGCGCCCGAGGATTGGGTTTCGCGTAGTAAAGAAAGTCACGGTTGAGTCCGAATGGTATACAGAAGTGTATGGCCAGGTTCATTTGATGAAGCGAGTAGTGGAGACCACCTTTCCGGAGACCATGCCTGCAAATAGTGAGGAGTGA